One Haliaeetus albicilla chromosome 11, bHalAlb1.1, whole genome shotgun sequence genomic window carries:
- the TMED1 gene encoding transmembrane emp24 domain-containing protein 1: protein MAARWLWLLALCTGPAAAPPPPDAEVTFVLPAGRRECFYQGAPGNASLEAEYQVIGGAGLDVDFSLESPSGLLLVSESRRSDGAHTVEPTEAGDYKLCFDNSFSTISEKLVFFELIFDSAQEEEEEEEEDEEGDGWVEAAEPEDTLDVKIEDIKESIETMKSRLERSIQMQTLLRAFEARDRNLQESNLGRVNFWSAVNLGVLVVVAFLQVYMLKSLFEDKRTVRT, encoded by the exons ATGGCGGCGCGGTGGCTGTGGCTGCTGGCGCTCTGCaccgggcccgccgccgccccgccgccccccgacGCCGAGGTGACGTTCGTCCTGCCCGCCGGCCGCCGGGAATGCTTCTACCAGGGCGCGCCCGGGAACGCCTCCCTGGAGGCCGAGTACCAG GTGATCGGTGGGGCCGGGCTGGACGTCGACTTCTCCCTGGAGAGTCCCTcggggctgctgctggtcaGCGAGTCCCGCCGCTCCGACGGGGCACACAC CGTGGAGCCCACCGAGGCCGGCGACTACAAGCTCTGCTTCGACAACTCCTTCAGCACCATCTCGGAGAAGCTGGTGTTCTTCGAGCTCATCTTCGACAGCgcccaggaggaggaggaggaagaggaggaggacgaggaagGCGACGGCTGGGTGGAGGCGGCAGAGCCAGAGGACACGCTGGATGTCAAAATCGAGGACATCAAG GAATCCATTGAGACCATGAAGAGCCGCCTGGAACGGAGCATCCAGATGCAGACGCTGCTTCGAGCCTTCGAGGCCCGAGACCGTAACCTGCAGGAGAGCAACCTGGGCCGGGTGAACTTCTGGTCGGCCGTCAACCTGGGcgtgctggtggtggtggctttCCTCCAGGTCTACATGCTGAAGAGCCTCTTCGAGGACAAGAGGACGGTGCGGACGTAG